The Muricauda sp. SCSIO 65647 genome includes a region encoding these proteins:
- a CDS encoding RNA polymerase sigma factor: MTTNNEQALINKIINGDSQSFAHVVDRHKDLVFSLAIRMLKNQEEAEEVSQDTFVKVYTSLKSFKGDSKFSTWIYRIAYNTCLDHIKKNKKRFDQLELNEVTENKMESLQNALDIMIVEERAEMVRSCLDYLSAEDTALLTLFYLEEKNLKEIEKIMKLTVNTLKVRLFRARKKMAEVLLQQLEPEMLSNHG; this comes from the coding sequence ATGACAACCAACAACGAACAGGCACTGATCAACAAGATCATCAATGGTGATAGCCAATCTTTTGCTCATGTGGTCGATAGGCATAAAGACCTAGTGTTTTCATTGGCGATTCGTATGCTCAAAAATCAAGAAGAAGCCGAAGAGGTCAGTCAAGATACCTTTGTAAAGGTCTATACATCACTGAAAAGTTTTAAAGGAGATTCGAAATTTTCGACTTGGATCTATAGAATCGCCTACAATACGTGTTTGGATCATATCAAAAAAAACAAGAAACGCTTTGATCAACTTGAATTGAACGAGGTTACGGAAAACAAAATGGAATCATTGCAAAATGCACTTGACATCATGATAGTTGAAGAGCGTGCAGAAATGGTAAGGTCTTGTTTAGATTATCTTTCTGCTGAAGATACCGCTTTATTGACCCTTTTTTATTTAGAGGAAAAAAATTTGAAAGAGATTGAAAAAATAATGAAATTGACCGTCAACACTTTGAAAGTGCGTCTTTTTAGGGCACGAAAAAAAATGGCGGAAGTATTATTGCAACAATTGGAACCTGAAATGCTGAGCAATCATGGATGA
- a CDS encoding AraC family transcriptional regulator yields METVNQKPAFESIAPTFGNSFTYQRFDKNKMNTNKSWHYHPELELVYVNGGSGKRQIGSHVSYFADGDLILIGSNLPHCGFTDKLTGNDSETVIQMKMDFLGNDFFDIPEMEKIKKLFEVCKSGIAFHGKTKRKIGEKMEVLEYQTDFQRLLSILNILNELGNSQEYKVLNAESFSMPTEVKDNDRINTVFNHVKSNFKEDITLDEIADMVSMTVPSFCRYFKKITNKTFTQFVNEYRLVHASKLLAEQPMSITEVCYESGFNNFSHFNKSFKAFTGQNPSEYRNQLKAVLQ; encoded by the coding sequence ATGGAAACCGTGAACCAAAAACCTGCTTTTGAATCGATAGCACCCACTTTTGGCAATTCATTTACCTATCAAAGATTTGATAAGAATAAAATGAACACCAATAAAAGTTGGCATTACCACCCTGAATTAGAATTGGTCTATGTGAACGGGGGTTCTGGTAAACGCCAAATAGGTAGCCATGTCTCTTATTTTGCCGATGGCGATCTTATTTTGATAGGGTCTAACCTACCGCATTGTGGTTTCACCGATAAGTTGACCGGTAATGACAGCGAAACGGTCATTCAAATGAAAATGGATTTTTTGGGGAATGATTTTTTTGACATCCCCGAAATGGAAAAAATCAAAAAACTTTTTGAAGTCTGTAAGAGCGGTATTGCCTTTCATGGCAAAACAAAACGTAAAATCGGGGAAAAAATGGAAGTTCTTGAATACCAGACCGATTTTCAACGTTTGTTGTCGATACTCAATATTTTAAATGAGTTGGGAAACTCTCAAGAATACAAAGTACTCAATGCCGAAAGTTTCTCGATGCCCACCGAAGTCAAAGACAATGACCGTATCAATACGGTATTCAACCATGTCAAATCAAACTTCAAAGAAGATATTACCTTAGATGAAATCGCTGATATGGTCAGTATGACGGTACCCTCTTTCTGTAGGTATTTCAAAAAAATCACCAACAAGACCTTTACACAGTTTGTCAATGAGTACAGATTAGTGCATGCTTCAAAATTATTGGCCGAACAGCCCATGAGCATTACGGAGGTCTGTTATGAAAGTGGATTCAACAACTTTTCACATTTCAATAAATCGTTTAAGGCCTTTACCGGTCAAAATCCTTCTGAATACCGTAATCAATTGAAAGCGGTATTGCAGTGA
- a CDS encoding alpha/beta hydrolase family protein, translating into MKKLLYILWLTVPPCAGQEIVVEELVLHNRDIYLPGTLSYPKQEKKPPLAIFVHGSGNIDRDGNQGELARADYIKQLADSLNAKGIAFYRYDKRTATPSNLEKSKKMRIGDLVDDLKVGIEHFKDDDRFVSLHLIGHSQGSLVAMMAVSNAVRSYASLAGLGTTVDKALVRQLGAQNQDAGKIAEGYFNELMETDTIQDVNPFLMAIFSPANQKYLKDWALLDPSEEIKKLDIPTLIINGSTDLQVTIEDAQLLKEAKPDAKLVIVPKMNHVLKTVESSGENQRSYREPDFPLSSGLVSTLAQFIQEHE; encoded by the coding sequence ATGAAAAAACTGTTGTACATCCTTTGGTTGACCGTACCGCCCTGTGCAGGGCAAGAAATCGTCGTCGAAGAGCTTGTACTCCATAACCGTGACATCTACCTGCCCGGCACCTTGAGCTACCCCAAACAAGAAAAAAAGCCGCCGCTCGCCATTTTTGTTCACGGCTCTGGCAATATCGATAGAGATGGCAATCAAGGTGAGCTGGCGCGGGCCGACTATATCAAGCAATTGGCCGACAGCCTAAATGCAAAGGGAATTGCATTTTACCGCTATGATAAGCGTACCGCAACACCTTCCAATCTTGAGAAATCAAAAAAAATGCGCATCGGTGACCTGGTCGATGACCTTAAAGTGGGCATTGAGCATTTTAAAGATGATGATCGTTTTGTTTCCTTGCACCTCATCGGCCACAGTCAAGGTTCACTAGTGGCCATGATGGCCGTTTCAAATGCCGTGCGCAGTTATGCTTCACTGGCAGGTTTGGGTACCACGGTCGATAAGGCTTTGGTACGGCAGCTCGGTGCCCAGAACCAAGATGCCGGTAAAATTGCGGAAGGTTACTTTAATGAGTTGATGGAGACCGATACCATACAAGATGTCAATCCGTTCTTAATGGCCATTTTTTCTCCCGCCAACCAAAAGTATTTGAAAGACTGGGCTTTGTTGGATCCATCGGAAGAAATCAAGAAATTGGATATCCCCACGCTAATAATCAATGGTAGTACCGATCTGCAGGTGACCATTGAAGATGCCCAATTGCTCAAAGAAGCAAAACCGGACGCCAAACTGGTCATCGTGCCCAAAATGAACCATGTGCTCAAAACCGTTGAATCGTCGGGCGAAAACCAACGATCTTACCGAGAACCCGATTTTCCGTTATCATCTGGACTAGTTTCGACGCTGGCCCAATTTATTCAAGAACATGAGTAA
- a CDS encoding transglycosylase domain-containing protein, whose amino-acid sequence MNITKRRFLKILFWALGVPLAMVILFVGLVYFGAWGKIPTKKQLADFQYQRASEIYSADSVLIGKFYLYDRQPIGYEQFPDHLVNALVAIEDERFYEHKGIDTKSLFRVFFKTILLQDVAAGGGSTLTQQLAKNLYPRRDRKKAHIAVNKIKEIIMAKRLEKVLSKKEIITHYLNTVSFGGNTFGIESASLKFFDKPTKSLTIEEAAVLIGMLKATHGYNPKLFPEKSIARRNLVFSAMANNDFISKKEKDSLAQLPLNLKYRDYGQNEGIAPYFREAVRKELLQWSKDFNGKKPVNIYTSGLKIHTTLNHEMQLLAEKTMQEHMQSLQRDFEKSHGKNAPWLVDKNLIRKQAKKLGIYKRLKDSGMTEDQIWDSLSVKKTMKLSFWEGEKEYNASTLDSICHYMKFLNVGSLGIDPNNGAIRTWIGGIDYAHFKYDHVSQSKRQVGSTFKPVVYTAALEKGLDPCGHISAREVEYKNLEGWSPSNSSDEDEAYLNYSMEEALSKSVNTIAVKVLEKTGIETVIEQAQKMGIEEELPKKPSLALGTGEIKIIELAGAYASYVNASRPVTPMLITSITTANDSILRSFSPRVQHERAFSEETREVMLEMMKATVNKGTASRIRNVYALKNDVAGKTGTTQYNKDAWFVAVMPKMVHVSWVGLDNHEIGFKNTRLGQGASAALPLFALLLREMNKNDHFDTITKVRFTPPKETALARLDCEPIKRDGFLKRLFTNPNKKKKRRFKN is encoded by the coding sequence ATGAATATAACGAAACGGCGATTTCTAAAAATACTCTTTTGGGCGTTGGGCGTACCCTTGGCGATGGTCATTCTTTTCGTCGGTCTGGTTTATTTCGGTGCATGGGGAAAGATTCCGACCAAAAAACAACTGGCCGATTTTCAATATCAAAGGGCTTCAGAGATCTACTCGGCCGACAGTGTGCTGATCGGCAAATTTTATCTCTACGACCGTCAGCCGATCGGCTATGAACAGTTTCCCGATCATTTGGTCAATGCTTTGGTCGCCATTGAAGATGAAAGGTTTTATGAGCATAAGGGGATCGATACCAAGAGCCTCTTCAGGGTCTTCTTCAAAACAATACTGCTGCAAGACGTTGCCGCTGGTGGAGGAAGTACCCTAACGCAACAACTCGCCAAAAACCTATATCCCCGAAGGGATAGAAAAAAAGCCCATATTGCCGTGAACAAAATCAAGGAAATCATCATGGCCAAACGCCTCGAAAAGGTGCTTTCAAAAAAAGAGATCATCACGCATTACCTCAACACCGTTTCCTTTGGTGGCAATACTTTTGGTATTGAAAGCGCTTCCCTCAAGTTCTTTGACAAACCCACCAAATCACTCACTATTGAAGAGGCAGCCGTGTTGATCGGTATGCTAAAGGCCACACACGGGTACAACCCCAAGCTATTTCCTGAGAAAAGCATCGCCCGTAGAAATTTAGTGTTCTCAGCCATGGCCAACAATGATTTTATCTCCAAAAAAGAGAAAGACAGTCTGGCCCAACTCCCCTTAAACCTAAAGTATAGGGACTACGGTCAAAATGAGGGCATAGCCCCCTATTTCAGGGAAGCCGTCAGAAAAGAACTGTTGCAATGGTCAAAAGATTTCAATGGAAAAAAACCGGTCAATATCTATACCTCAGGACTCAAAATCCATACCACCCTTAACCATGAAATGCAGCTATTGGCCGAGAAGACCATGCAAGAACACATGCAATCGCTTCAACGTGATTTTGAAAAAAGCCATGGAAAGAACGCGCCATGGCTGGTCGATAAAAACCTCATCAGAAAGCAAGCCAAAAAACTGGGCATTTATAAACGATTGAAAGATTCTGGTATGACAGAAGACCAAATCTGGGATTCGCTTTCCGTCAAAAAAACCATGAAATTGAGTTTTTGGGAGGGTGAAAAAGAATACAATGCCAGTACACTCGACAGTATTTGCCACTACATGAAATTCTTGAACGTGGGCTCACTCGGCATCGACCCTAACAATGGTGCCATCAGAACATGGATAGGGGGCATTGACTACGCCCATTTCAAATACGACCATGTGTCACAGAGCAAGCGTCAGGTAGGCTCTACCTTCAAACCCGTAGTGTATACGGCAGCCCTTGAAAAAGGGTTGGATCCCTGTGGCCATATTTCGGCAAGGGAGGTGGAGTATAAGAATTTGGAAGGATGGAGTCCCAGTAACTCCAGCGATGAAGATGAGGCCTATCTAAATTATTCCATGGAGGAAGCCCTGAGCAAATCTGTGAATACCATTGCCGTAAAAGTGCTTGAAAAAACTGGAATTGAGACCGTTATCGAACAAGCACAGAAAATGGGCATCGAAGAAGAACTGCCCAAAAAACCCTCTTTGGCGCTCGGTACCGGTGAAATCAAGATCATAGAATTGGCCGGGGCCTATGCGAGCTATGTAAATGCGAGTAGACCAGTGACCCCCATGCTCATCACTTCAATCACTACGGCCAATGATTCAATCTTGCGATCTTTTTCGCCCAGGGTGCAACATGAAAGGGCCTTTTCTGAAGAAACCCGTGAAGTGATGCTCGAGATGATGAAAGCGACCGTAAATAAGGGCACAGCCTCTAGAATTCGAAATGTATATGCCCTCAAGAATGATGTCGCGGGCAAAACCGGTACCACACAATATAACAAAGATGCTTGGTTTGTGGCAGTAATGCCCAAAATGGTGCATGTAAGCTGGGTAGGGCTTGACAACCATGAAATCGGTTTCAAAAACACCCGTCTGGGCCAAGGGGCCAGTGCAGCCCTGCCCCTTTTTGCATTACTGTTGCGAGAAATGAACAAAAATGACCACTTCGATACCATCACCAAGGTGCGTTTTACGCCACCTAAAGAAACCGCACTCGCCAGACTTGACTGTGAACCCATAAAACGCGATGGCTTCCTCAAACGACTGTTCACCAATCCGAACAAAAAGAAAAAACGCAGGTTCAAAAATTAA
- a CDS encoding sigma-E factor negative regulatory protein: MDDNQKKLEKLVDSAMRDMKLDVPPSNFTERVMDRIEAEITKSAISYKPLMSKKMLILIGVLFLVLIGYPIVTGNFSSREGWFDRIDLAPWLSKVKLPSLEMDFSNIMVYGVVFFGMMVLIQITMLKGYFDRKLT; this comes from the coding sequence ATGGATGACAATCAAAAGAAACTCGAAAAATTGGTAGATTCCGCTATGCGGGATATGAAACTGGATGTACCCCCATCAAATTTTACTGAAAGGGTCATGGATCGCATTGAGGCCGAGATCACCAAAAGTGCCATTTCCTATAAGCCCCTCATGTCAAAAAAAATGCTCATACTTATAGGTGTTCTGTTTCTTGTATTGATCGGGTACCCGATCGTCACGGGAAATTTTTCTTCTAGGGAAGGATGGTTTGATCGCATTGATCTGGCACCTTGGTTGTCAAAAGTAAAATTGCCATCACTTGAAATGGATTTTTCAAACATTATGGTTTATGGCGTTGTGTTTTTTGGGATGATGGTATTGATACAGATTACCATGTTGAAAGGGTATTTTGACCGCAAACTGACTTAA
- a CDS encoding Arc family DNA binding domain-containing protein, whose translation MSKKKAFALRLNEDMLKAIEKWAADEFRSTNGQIEWMLMKTLKEAKRAPKKKTGEKE comes from the coding sequence ATGAGTAAGAAAAAAGCATTTGCCCTACGGTTGAACGAAGATATGCTGAAGGCCATTGAAAAGTGGGCGGCAGATGAATTTCGTAGTACCAATGGACAAATCGAATGGATGCTGATGAAAACCCTAAAAGAGGCCAAACGGGCACCTAAAAAGAAGACAGGGGAAAAAGAGTGA
- a CDS encoding S1/P1 nuclease yields the protein MRILVVLFCFSVNLVLANDEIWSKTGHRAIAEIAQQHLTKKAEKTITQLLGGHDLAFVSNFADEIKADRNFSKFNAWHYVNYPTDKKYTEVEPNPYGDVVMGIQKCIEMVSDEGSTKEDKVFYLKMLIHFVGDLHQPMHVGRLEDRGGNDLQVRWFDEGTNLHRLWDKNLIDSYGMSYTELAQTMPKLSKGEIKQIQRGTVYDWVEESQDLANELYDSVEVGEKHGYQYSYKYNKLMIKQLHVGGLRLAKVLNELFD from the coding sequence ATGCGCATTCTTGTTGTTCTTTTTTGTTTTTCGGTCAATTTAGTACTGGCCAATGACGAAATCTGGTCAAAAACCGGGCATAGGGCCATTGCGGAAATCGCCCAACAGCATTTGACCAAAAAGGCGGAAAAGACCATCACACAACTCCTTGGGGGGCATGATCTGGCCTTTGTATCGAATTTTGCCGATGAGATCAAGGCAGACAGGAATTTTTCAAAATTCAATGCTTGGCATTATGTGAACTACCCTACAGATAAAAAATATACAGAGGTAGAACCAAATCCGTATGGAGATGTCGTCATGGGCATTCAAAAGTGCATTGAAATGGTAAGCGATGAGGGCAGTACTAAAGAAGACAAGGTATTTTATCTGAAGATGCTCATCCATTTTGTGGGTGACCTGCACCAACCCATGCATGTAGGAAGGTTGGAAGACAGAGGAGGAAATGACCTTCAGGTACGATGGTTCGACGAGGGCACCAACCTTCATCGATTGTGGGATAAGAATCTGATCGATTCTTATGGAATGTCTTACACTGAACTTGCCCAGACAATGCCCAAATTATCAAAAGGGGAAATAAAACAGATCCAACGGGGAACAGTTTATGACTGGGTGGAAGAATCACAAGACTTGGCCAATGAGCTTTACGATTCTGTGGAAGTAGGTGAAAAACATGGTTATCAGTATAGTTACAAATACAATAAGCTAATGATCAAGCAATTACACGTCGGGGGCCTACGATTGGCCAAGGTATTGAACGAGCTGTTCGATTAA
- a CDS encoding alpha-ketoglutarate-dependent dioxygenase AlkB family protein, whose product MKYLLQERIRLPIPNAEIWYFPNFLTGNQADRYFETFKNTIAWQQDDITLFGKTYPQPRLTALHGNNGKSYSYSNVTMKPKPFTEELLAIKQKVETMTNVAFTTCLLNLYRDGRDSNGWHSDDEKELGKNPVIASVSLGAERYFHLRYKKDKSQKQKLLLQHGSLLLMQGETQHHWQHQLPKTAKKIGDRINLTFRIIK is encoded by the coding sequence ATGAAATACCTTTTACAAGAGCGTATTAGACTGCCAATACCCAATGCCGAAATTTGGTATTTTCCTAATTTCCTTACAGGCAACCAGGCAGACCGTTATTTTGAAACATTCAAGAATACCATTGCCTGGCAACAAGACGATATCACCTTATTTGGCAAAACCTATCCACAACCAAGACTGACCGCCCTGCATGGAAACAACGGTAAATCCTATTCGTACTCAAATGTGACGATGAAACCAAAACCCTTTACAGAAGAACTGCTTGCCATCAAACAAAAAGTTGAGACAATGACCAATGTAGCTTTCACCACTTGCCTTTTGAATTTGTACAGGGATGGGCGGGATAGCAACGGCTGGCATTCCGATGATGAAAAGGAATTGGGTAAAAACCCGGTTATCGCTTCGGTCAGTCTAGGAGCGGAACGGTATTTTCACCTACGGTACAAAAAAGATAAATCACAAAAGCAAAAACTGCTTTTGCAACACGGTAGCCTTCTGTTGATGCAGGGCGAGACGCAGCATCATTGGCAACACCAACTACCCAAGACCGCGAAAAAAATTGGTGATAGGATAAACTTGACGTTTAGGATCATCAAATAA
- a CDS encoding MOSC domain-containing protein, with the protein MKIISTNIGQPTAIIWNGKKQTTGIYKYPTVHHIQLEKESVAHDTIADRKVHGGPYKACYLFSADQYPYWKEMYPDLEWNWGMFGENLTVENLDETAIRIGDVYRIGEAVVQVTQPREPCYKLGIRFGDQKILKQFIAHGYPGTYVRIIEEGEVKVGDTVDLITRSSSSLTTKQFFDLLFSKKKNVTLIEMAVANEALPQKKRQRLQKFL; encoded by the coding sequence GTGAAAATTATCTCGACCAATATCGGCCAGCCCACTGCCATTATCTGGAACGGCAAAAAACAAACCACTGGCATTTATAAATACCCGACCGTACATCACATACAACTAGAAAAGGAAAGCGTGGCCCATGACACGATCGCTGATAGAAAAGTGCATGGTGGACCTTACAAGGCTTGTTATCTATTTTCTGCCGACCAATACCCCTACTGGAAAGAAATGTACCCTGATCTGGAATGGAACTGGGGTATGTTCGGTGAAAATCTGACCGTTGAAAATCTAGATGAGACCGCAATAAGAATCGGAGATGTGTACCGCATCGGTGAGGCCGTTGTGCAGGTCACCCAGCCTAGGGAACCCTGCTATAAGCTCGGCATACGCTTTGGTGACCAAAAAATACTCAAACAATTTATAGCACATGGTTATCCGGGCACTTATGTTAGGATAATCGAAGAAGGCGAGGTAAAAGTAGGCGATACCGTAGATTTGATCACAAGATCATCTTCTTCTTTGACAACAAAGCAATTTTTTGATCTGTTGTTTTCAAAAAAGAAGAATGTGACGCTCATTGAAATGGCCGTGGCCAATGAGGCCCTACCACAAAAAAAGAGACAGCGCCTTCAAAAATTCCTATAA
- a CDS encoding SPFH domain-containing protein has product MTNEKTITPINGYLMLFICLLFIFGGIAALVNEQSLWFLFAVFLGLFLFFGIVLVNPNSSRVLLLFGKYVGTIKKNGLYWVNPLYTKKKISLRASNFDSERLKVNDKLGNPVMISTILVWRVTDTYKAAFDVDDYKNFVRVQTDAAVRKLASMYPYDNFADEGIEEDITLRSSVNEVSEALEKEIQDRLEMAGIEVLEARIGYLAYAQEIANAMLKRQQATAIVAARHKIVEGAVSMVEMALEELNKKDVVELDEERKSAMVSNLMVVLCSDKDAAPIVNTGTLNH; this is encoded by the coding sequence ATGACAAACGAAAAAACCATTACACCGATCAATGGGTATTTGATGCTCTTCATTTGCCTTTTGTTCATTTTTGGGGGAATTGCCGCCTTGGTCAACGAACAATCACTGTGGTTCTTATTTGCTGTTTTCTTGGGGCTCTTCCTTTTCTTCGGCATTGTGCTCGTGAATCCGAATAGCTCAAGGGTACTGCTTCTCTTTGGCAAATATGTGGGCACCATCAAAAAGAATGGCCTCTATTGGGTCAATCCGTTGTACACCAAAAAGAAAATATCGTTACGGGCCAGCAACTTTGATAGCGAACGCCTAAAGGTAAACGACAAATTGGGCAACCCAGTTATGATCAGCACCATTCTCGTATGGCGGGTCACCGATACCTACAAGGCAGCCTTTGACGTCGATGATTATAAAAACTTTGTTCGGGTACAGACCGATGCCGCCGTTCGTAAGCTGGCCAGTATGTACCCTTACGATAATTTCGCCGATGAGGGCATTGAAGAAGACATCACCCTTCGCTCAAGCGTGAACGAGGTAAGCGAAGCCTTGGAAAAAGAGATACAAGATCGCCTTGAAATGGCCGGTATCGAAGTACTCGAGGCCCGGATTGGCTATTTGGCCTATGCCCAAGAGATCGCCAACGCCATGTTGAAGCGACAACAGGCCACTGCCATTGTCGCCGCACGGCACAAAATCGTCGAGGGCGCCGTTAGCATGGTCGAAATGGCCCTTGAAGAGTTGAATAAAAAAGATGTCGTGGAACTTGATGAAGAACGAAAGTCTGCCATGGTCAGCAACCTGATGGTCGTGCTCTGCTCAGACAAAGATGCCGCACCCATTGTCAACACGGGAACCCTGAACCATTAA
- a CDS encoding DUF6249 domain-containing protein, with amino-acid sequence MGSEVIIVPIIFGVLFAIAYLYFSTRNKERLALIEKGADASIFMRGRRNGASPFWKVLLLNLALLLIGIGIAIFFASILVYSFGVDEEVAYPGTIFMFSGIGLLSGFYMTKRLENEE; translated from the coding sequence ATGGGATCAGAAGTAATTATTGTACCGATTATCTTTGGGGTACTATTTGCCATTGCCTATCTCTACTTTTCAACCAGAAACAAAGAGCGCCTTGCCTTAATAGAAAAAGGCGCCGATGCGAGCATATTTATGAGAGGCCGTCGCAACGGTGCGTCACCCTTCTGGAAAGTGCTTTTGCTCAACCTTGCACTTCTGTTGATAGGCATCGGAATTGCCATCTTTTTCGCCTCGATCTTGGTCTATTCATTCGGTGTAGACGAAGAAGTGGCCTACCCGGGCACAATATTCATGTTTTCAGGAATTGGCCTGCTCAGTGGTTTTTATATGACCAAACGGCTAGAAAACGAAGAATAA
- a CDS encoding DUF6141 family protein: MRVFEEKQWFDQWWLWAMLIIVSGVFLLEPIRKINHNGAFALDYLDTGFWIGFAVMVPVVLLFRFLALYTEIDEHGIRYRFAPFQGNLKQISWQEIEKCHTRKYRPLLEYGGWGMRMGSKGGAYNVRGNFGIQIKFKNGNRLLIGTQKPEEAQQIIDKYFNNERI, encoded by the coding sequence ATGAGGGTTTTCGAAGAAAAACAATGGTTTGACCAATGGTGGCTATGGGCAATGCTCATCATCGTTTCTGGAGTTTTCCTTTTGGAACCGATTAGGAAAATAAATCATAACGGGGCCTTTGCCCTCGATTATTTGGATACTGGCTTTTGGATTGGATTCGCTGTTATGGTACCCGTAGTTTTACTGTTTAGGTTTTTGGCATTGTACACAGAAATTGACGAGCATGGCATTCGCTACAGATTTGCCCCTTTTCAAGGCAATCTCAAACAAATATCCTGGCAAGAAATTGAAAAATGCCATACTCGAAAGTATAGGCCATTATTGGAATATGGAGGATGGGGAATGCGAATGGGATCAAAAGGCGGTGCCTACAATGTAAGGGGAAATTTCGGAATTCAAATCAAGTTCAAAAATGGCAATAGATTATTGATCGGCACCCAAAAACCAGAGGAGGCCCAACAAATCATCGATAAATATTTCAACAATGAAAGAATATAA
- a CDS encoding DUF4177 domain-containing protein — translation MKEYKVVKWKIGLTNNSERLEDTLNEYAKQGWRVVHIYENTASIVFERDKNR, via the coding sequence ATGAAAGAATATAAAGTGGTCAAGTGGAAAATAGGGCTGACCAACAATAGCGAACGATTGGAAGATACCCTGAACGAATATGCAAAACAGGGTTGGAGAGTAGTACATATTTATGAGAATACCGCCAGCATTGTCTTTGAAAGAGATAAAAATCGATGA